A stretch of DNA from Glycine max cultivar Williams 82 chromosome 18, Glycine_max_v4.0, whole genome shotgun sequence:
TTTGACTTGATCTCCTTGTGGGGCAAAACTACACCACCATTGCTATAAACTTCATCACAAACATGGACATCTTCTCCAAGGATAGTCATATTCTCCACACGGGCCCATTGCCCAACAGTGGAATGCCACCCAATGATACTGTTAGATATGCAAGTATGCTTTTTAATCCGAACTCCTCGCATAACTGTGCAGCGTGAAAGCCTGACACCTGACTCAACAACACAGCCAGGACCGATTGCAACATCAGGTCCAACGAGACATCCCTCGCCAATAGTGGCAGTTTCATGCACAATGACATTCCCCACAAAGTGAGGACCACTGGCCAGTTTAGAAGGAGACTTTTTCCTCAGCGAGTCCAGGTAAAGTGTCAGGCCAGAAATATAGTCCTTTGGTTGTCCAATGTCCATCCAGAATCCTGGCAGGACCATTGCATATAGCTTTTTCTCTGCTGCAATCTTTGGAAACACCTCTTTCTCGATAGAAGTGGGCCTCAGTTCAATTCGATCCAAAACTGAGGGGTTCAATAGGTAGATTCCAGCATTGATTTTGTTGCCAACAAACAACTTTGGTTTCTCTACAAATCTCTCAACCTGCCCGGTAGTCTCCTCCATCACAACCACACCATATTTTGATGGCTCATCGACctgtataaataaatgaaaaaataaatattgaaagcTCCAAtctgtattatatataatatataatatgcactatatatatatatatatatatatatatatatatatatatatatatatatatatatatatatattcatttcaattttgttaCCTTTGTCACCATTATGGTAGCCTCTCCTCCATGGGTTTTGTGGAATTCAATCATTTCTTTAAGTGGGTACTCACTGATAACATCACTGTTGAGAACAAAAAATGGCTCTCCAGAGTCATCTATTAGCTTATCCCTCGCAAGAGCCAAGGGGCCTGCAGTACCTAGCGGTTCAGTTTCTTGAGAACAAGTGATTTTGATACCAAGTTTTGCCTCAAACTCCTTCAAGAAATTCAACATGACCTGCAAGAGGAAATTTTGCAAAAGTCAAATAAAGAAACTTTATTTACATTAATCTcgtgtaaagaaaaaaaaaacagcatagCGTGGTGAGGGGATATGAAATCCTTACCTCTGGTTGGTAATTGATAGCTAGTACCACTTCATTGACGCCAATGGCCTTGAGAGCTTCTATCTGTAAATCAAgtataattaaaagataaatcagCAGGGTGGTATACTAAGAAATACTTATGacaaatatacatataaggCACACACATATTCAAGTATGCATCTGTGCATACACAGACATCAATAGGATGGCGAGGAGAACAAATACAAAACAAGTACAAAATTCTAGCAAAAATAATTCTGGCTATGTAGAATTTCCCTAAAAGCTCATCTCTAATTTACTCATGTAACACACAGATGTAAGACTTCAAGAAAAGAGACATAAAAAATGCCTTACCTGATGCAGAATCATGGGCTTGTTAGCAAAATCAACAAGAGGCTTGGGAACACTGAGTGTCAATGGCCTCAACCTTGTTCCAAACCCTCCAACAAGAATTAGTGCCTTCATAGTAATATGATGCCCTTTGCTTTTCCTGTAAATTATAACTTTAGAACCAGATCA
This window harbors:
- the LOC100818016 gene encoding glucose-1-phosphate adenylyltransferase family protein isoform X1 encodes the protein MKALILVGGFGTRLRPLTLSVPKPLVDFANKPMILHQIEALKAIGVNEVVLAINYQPEVMLNFLKEFEAKLGIKITCSQETEPLGTAGPLALARDKLIDDSGEPFFVLNSDVISEYPLKEMIEFHKTHGGEATIMVTKVDEPSKYGVVVMEETTGQVERFVEKPKLFVGNKINAGIYLLNPSVLDRIELRPTSIEKEVFPKIAAEKKLYAMVLPGFWMDIGQPKDYISGLTLYLDSLRKKSPSKLASGPHFVGNVIVHETATIGEGCLVGPDVAIGPGCVVESGVRLSRCTVMRGVRIKKHTCISNSIIGWHSTVGQWARVENMTILGEDVHVCDEVYSNGGVVLPHKEIKSNILKPEIVM